The following coding sequences lie in one Sinorhizobium fredii USDA 257 genomic window:
- a CDS encoding adenylate/guanylate cyclase domain-containing protein, producing the protein MSLLRRSDNQPQPNQERRPQGAALIVSGATAETAAHQQETARNSPRSAYQLRRRFVLLVLPALAAALLGLLFAFAQALSSSAEYAYESQAAAWHTALVGTAERADPAAWLARQLGATKGEVAVASSALSSEAEEMNWLCAVILDASGSLIAGTADRGCRDLSLGEYKSVKNGVSLFREQDGPSMHWLVATKIQASSKEPPLVVVTAEASANWERALSTYTLLWLGGVGSVFVISIGLAILFVSKAQSEIDHRTAALNEAHASLARFVSKNVSRRAEARSSGPRRINASVLFLDIRDFSSFAEAATPHEAAALVCAVANIGFQAVIAHGGDVDRLLGDGLVAWFEGNDRRKNAWRAANEMLTRLRQRDFPRQVGIGIHDGNLVEAEIGAGERKDATILGDTVNIAAALCGGAQPSELIVSFEVGSPPDGLSLVETATVALEIKGHQRAVKARRLRLRSGLECERETAKVCEAYTM; encoded by the coding sequence GTGAGCCTGCTGCGCCGAAGCGATAACCAACCTCAGCCGAACCAGGAACGGCGCCCGCAAGGCGCCGCTCTGATTGTCAGCGGCGCCACTGCCGAAACGGCCGCTCACCAACAGGAAACGGCGCGAAACTCCCCGCGCTCGGCCTACCAGTTGCGACGTCGCTTCGTCTTGCTCGTGCTGCCGGCGCTTGCTGCCGCCCTGCTCGGCTTGCTGTTTGCATTCGCGCAGGCGCTCTCAAGCAGCGCCGAATATGCTTATGAATCCCAGGCAGCAGCTTGGCACACTGCTTTGGTCGGCACTGCAGAGCGTGCCGATCCGGCGGCATGGCTGGCACGCCAACTGGGCGCGACCAAGGGCGAGGTGGCGGTGGCGTCTTCGGCCCTGTCAAGCGAAGCCGAGGAAATGAACTGGCTGTGCGCCGTCATTCTCGATGCGTCCGGTTCCCTTATCGCGGGAACGGCAGATCGCGGCTGTCGAGATTTGAGCCTTGGCGAATACAAGAGCGTGAAAAATGGCGTCTCTCTGTTCCGCGAGCAGGATGGACCGTCGATGCATTGGCTGGTGGCCACCAAGATCCAAGCCAGTTCGAAAGAACCGCCGCTGGTCGTGGTCACTGCGGAGGCATCTGCAAACTGGGAACGCGCGCTTTCCACCTACACGTTGCTCTGGCTCGGAGGGGTCGGCTCCGTCTTTGTCATTTCGATCGGCCTGGCCATCCTGTTCGTCTCGAAGGCGCAATCCGAAATCGACCACCGAACCGCCGCGTTGAACGAGGCCCATGCCTCGCTGGCGCGATTCGTTTCGAAGAATGTTAGCCGGCGTGCAGAAGCCCGGTCGAGCGGTCCGCGGCGTATCAATGCGTCGGTGCTGTTCCTCGACATTCGCGACTTCTCGAGCTTTGCCGAGGCGGCGACGCCGCACGAAGCTGCAGCGTTGGTCTGCGCGGTTGCAAATATCGGATTCCAGGCCGTCATCGCTCATGGCGGTGACGTCGATCGCCTCCTGGGCGATGGTCTCGTGGCCTGGTTCGAGGGCAACGATCGAAGGAAGAATGCCTGGCGAGCGGCAAACGAGATGCTGACCCGGCTGCGCCAGCGCGACTTCCCTCGACAGGTCGGCATAGGCATACACGACGGCAATCTGGTCGAGGCCGAAATCGGAGCTGGCGAGCGAAAGGACGCGACGATCCTCGGAGACACCGTCAACATCGCCGCCGCGCTTTGCGGAGGCGCGCAGCCGTCGGAGTTGATCGTGTCATTCGAGGTCGGCAGTCCGCCAGACGGCCTGTCGTTGGTGGAGACGGCCACGGTGGCTCTGGAAATCAAGGGGCACCAACGCGCTGTAAAGGCCCGCCGCCTAAGGCTGCGGTCCGGCCTCGAGTGCGAACGTGAAACGGCCAAAGTTTGCGAAGCTTACACAATGTAG
- a CDS encoding COG4705 family protein: MVQPDTPNKVAAITASFWIAKIIATTLGETAGDFIAQTLGLGYVVGFFVTVALLVGVLLTQIRSNAFHPALFWAAIVATTTTGTEISDMMDRTFGLGYVLGSTILVAGLAITLTLWYWRKRTLSVEPIVAKDSELFFWIAVLFSNSLGTAFGDALIDPIGLNFVQGALVCSALIGVILALHYFTKINAVLLFWPAFIFTRPFGATFGDFLVKEHTHGGLELGTLETSLVAFALLAGVVFIGSRCERKTRLDLSDAKAS; this comes from the coding sequence ATGGTTCAACCAGACACCCCAAACAAGGTCGCAGCGATCACTGCGTCCTTCTGGATCGCAAAGATCATCGCCACCACGCTCGGCGAAACTGCCGGAGACTTTATCGCTCAAACCCTGGGGCTCGGCTATGTTGTTGGCTTCTTCGTAACGGTCGCGCTGCTTGTCGGCGTCCTGCTCACGCAGATCCGGTCCAACGCCTTCCACCCCGCCCTGTTCTGGGCCGCGATCGTCGCCACCACCACTACAGGCACTGAAATCTCGGATATGATGGACCGTACGTTCGGGCTCGGCTACGTGCTCGGCTCGACGATCCTGGTCGCCGGTCTGGCTATCACCCTGACGCTTTGGTACTGGCGCAAGCGGACGTTGAGCGTCGAGCCCATCGTCGCCAAGGACAGCGAGCTGTTCTTTTGGATTGCTGTGCTCTTCTCCAATAGCCTCGGTACCGCGTTCGGCGATGCTTTGATCGACCCGATTGGCCTAAATTTCGTACAGGGCGCCCTGGTATGCTCGGCCCTAATTGGCGTGATCCTGGCGCTCCACTACTTCACCAAGATCAACGCCGTCCTCCTCTTCTGGCCGGCCTTCATCTTCACCCGTCCATTCGGTGCGACCTTCGGCGACTTCCTAGTCAAAGAACACACCCATGGCGGTCTCGAGCTCGGAACGCTTGAGACGTCGCTTGTCGCCTTCGCTCTTCTTGCGGGGGTCGTTTTCATCGGCTCGCGCTGCGAGCGCAAGACACGGCTTGACCTTTCGGATGCGAAGGCGTCGTGA
- a CDS encoding methyltransferase family protein: MTGQVLPSGTQRPVDQSKRLRILRFLGAGGIIGLLLTRPAWNEASVIHEMIEFIGVALVLLCVLGRLWSTLYVGGRKNTELVVTGPYSMSRNPLYLFSTLGSLGTGLMFGSIATAGLFGVTTYVVFFKTARQEEHYLRTRFGPA; the protein is encoded by the coding sequence ATGACAGGACAGGTTCTTCCTTCCGGCACACAGCGGCCAGTGGATCAAAGCAAACGGCTGCGAATTCTTCGCTTTCTCGGTGCGGGTGGCATCATTGGTCTATTGCTGACACGTCCGGCATGGAATGAAGCCTCAGTTATTCACGAAATGATCGAGTTCATCGGAGTTGCGCTCGTGCTTCTCTGCGTTCTTGGTAGGCTCTGGAGCACTCTCTACGTTGGCGGCCGCAAAAACACCGAACTGGTTGTGACCGGTCCTTACTCGATGAGCAGGAATCCGCTTTATCTCTTCTCAACACTGGGGTCTCTTGGAACAGGTCTGATGTTTGGATCAATTGCCACGGCCGGTCTATTCGGTGTGACCACATACGTCGTGTTCTTCAAGACCGCGCGACAGGAGGAGCACTATTTGCGAACCAGATTTGGTCCGGCATAG
- a CDS encoding response regulator, protein MRILVIEDDQKTSEYILRGLSEAGHVCDVIEDGRDALFQASREPYDVMIVDRMLPGLDGLSLVKAIRAAKVKTPVLFLTAVGGVDDRVEGLEAGGDDYLTKPFAFSELLARVNALCRRPPVQDQKTLLRFADLEMDIVKRQVRRRGQTIDLQPREFTLLEVLMRAEGRVLTRTMLLERVWDFHFDPKTSVVETHISRLRAKIDKPFDIPLLHTVRNTGYRLDARR, encoded by the coding sequence ATGCGCATTCTCGTCATCGAGGACGACCAAAAGACATCGGAATACATTTTGAGGGGCCTGTCCGAAGCGGGTCATGTCTGCGATGTCATCGAGGACGGTCGTGACGCCCTCTTTCAGGCCAGCCGTGAGCCATACGACGTCATGATCGTCGATCGTATGCTGCCGGGTCTGGACGGACTTTCCCTGGTCAAGGCGATCCGCGCCGCGAAGGTGAAGACCCCGGTGTTGTTCCTGACAGCGGTCGGCGGCGTCGACGACCGGGTGGAAGGACTTGAGGCGGGCGGAGACGATTACCTCACCAAGCCCTTCGCCTTCTCGGAGCTGCTCGCCCGCGTCAACGCACTTTGCCGGCGCCCTCCAGTTCAGGATCAGAAAACGCTTCTTCGTTTTGCCGATCTGGAAATGGACATTGTCAAGCGACAGGTTCGACGCCGGGGGCAGACAATCGATCTTCAGCCGCGGGAATTCACACTGCTCGAAGTGCTGATGCGGGCAGAAGGAAGGGTGCTGACGCGGACGATGCTTCTGGAACGCGTGTGGGATTTCCACTTCGACCCAAAGACCAGCGTCGTCGAAACACATATCAGCCGGCTAAGAGCGAAGATCGACAAGCCCTTCGACATTCCGCTGCTCCACACAGTGCGCAATACCGGATATCGCCTCGATGCGCGCCGCTAG
- a CDS encoding HAMP domain-containing sensor histidine kinase: protein MRAARLLRSTPFRLALTFGFLFILAFLVTGTIIYAMLKRELAEALDVSVRETYSVVASTYSSGDLDDLSAAINTYAGLSRSDDQVYLLLDDKGERVAGNFGSVSIADGLSTVSASDLGLKGDEQFRIMAGNVGRYRFVFGHSFAETDELEETALASFAWGAGVIVALAFGGGAILANRAQHRLQGIARAMSEVSNGNLSPRIPLSGNGDDIDVVSKDMNEALDRLSALVEGMRQVSADIAHDLKSPLNRLRMTIEQAMQQSERGEDIQDRLVEAREESDRINATFEALLRISQIEAGARKTRFRLLDLMDVMQSVSEIYRSVAEDNDQELEFISEVKRPCMIVGDRELLTQLFVNLIENAITHCPPKTLITMKLAVDGRSFRATVGDDGPGIPADERELVFRRLYRLDKSRTTPGSGLGLSLVKAIADLHSASIVLEDRKPGLDAILRFPAQQLG from the coding sequence ATGCGCGCCGCTAGACTGTTGCGGAGCACGCCCTTCCGTCTGGCGCTCACATTCGGCTTCCTCTTCATCCTGGCATTCCTCGTCACCGGCACCATCATTTACGCAATGCTGAAGCGGGAACTGGCGGAGGCGCTCGACGTCTCCGTGCGCGAGACCTATTCGGTGGTAGCCTCCACCTACTCATCCGGCGATCTGGACGATCTTTCAGCGGCGATCAATACCTACGCCGGGCTTAGTCGGTCTGACGATCAGGTGTATCTGTTGCTCGACGACAAGGGCGAGCGGGTGGCCGGCAATTTTGGATCCGTGTCTATTGCCGATGGCTTGTCGACCGTTAGCGCCTCGGATCTGGGACTGAAGGGCGACGAGCAGTTTCGAATAATGGCCGGCAACGTCGGCAGGTATCGGTTCGTTTTCGGCCATAGTTTCGCGGAAACCGACGAACTCGAGGAAACCGCACTAGCGAGCTTCGCTTGGGGCGCCGGCGTGATCGTCGCCCTCGCCTTCGGCGGCGGGGCCATCCTCGCCAACCGCGCCCAGCATCGGCTGCAGGGTATTGCGCGCGCAATGAGCGAGGTGTCGAACGGCAATCTTTCTCCACGTATTCCGCTGAGCGGGAACGGCGACGATATCGACGTCGTCTCCAAGGACATGAACGAGGCGCTCGATCGTCTGTCGGCGCTAGTCGAGGGCATGCGCCAGGTCAGCGCTGATATTGCCCATGATCTGAAGTCGCCACTCAACCGCTTGCGGATGACGATTGAGCAGGCCATGCAGCAAAGCGAGCGGGGCGAAGATATTCAGGATCGTCTCGTCGAAGCGCGCGAGGAGAGCGACCGGATCAACGCTACATTCGAAGCCTTGCTGCGCATATCGCAGATCGAGGCCGGCGCCCGAAAGACGCGATTCCGACTCCTCGACCTGATGGATGTCATGCAGTCAGTTTCCGAGATCTATCGCAGCGTCGCCGAAGATAACGATCAGGAGCTGGAGTTCATATCCGAAGTCAAGCGCCCCTGTATGATCGTCGGGGACCGTGAGTTGCTCACTCAACTTTTCGTCAATCTCATCGAAAATGCGATCACCCACTGCCCCCCGAAAACGCTGATCACGATGAAGCTCGCGGTGGATGGTCGCAGCTTTCGCGCCACCGTTGGGGATGACGGGCCGGGCATTCCGGCCGACGAACGCGAGCTCGTGTTCCGGCGCCTTTATCGGCTCGACAAAAGCCGAACGACGCCCGGTAGTGGCCTTGGCCTTAGTCTCGTGAAGGCAATTGCCGATCTGCATTCCGCCAGCATAGTGCTCGAGGACCGCAAGCCAGGCCTCGATGCAATCCTCCGTTTTCCTGCGCAACAACTGGGATGA
- a CDS encoding dual specificity protein phosphatase family protein, giving the protein MKKFSNVLAGAAGAAALLFGGYLGVLQLTGNFHAVLPRELYRSAQPSAADIASYARQYAIKTIVNLRGKSKEGWYQQEVDAANRAGIAHIDFRLSASKKVSPDEVRQLIALLQDAPKPILIHCQAGADRTGLASMIYLQQIAGVDEETAERQLSVRYGHIGIPYVSAAFAMDESWEDFERIIFGLAS; this is encoded by the coding sequence ATGAAGAAATTTTCGAATGTGCTGGCCGGCGCCGCCGGCGCGGCCGCCCTGCTTTTCGGCGGCTACCTAGGCGTTCTCCAACTCACGGGCAATTTCCACGCAGTTCTGCCCAGGGAGCTTTACCGATCGGCGCAGCCGTCGGCCGCCGACATCGCGAGCTATGCACGGCAATACGCAATCAAGACGATTGTGAATCTGCGCGGCAAAAGCAAGGAAGGCTGGTATCAGCAGGAAGTCGACGCTGCTAATCGAGCCGGCATTGCTCATATCGATTTCCGGCTGTCGGCCTCCAAGAAGGTTTCACCAGATGAGGTGCGGCAATTGATTGCGTTGCTGCAGGACGCCCCAAAACCGATCCTCATTCACTGCCAGGCGGGGGCCGATAGAACGGGACTGGCCTCCATGATCTATCTTCAGCAGATCGCGGGCGTCGACGAAGAGACCGCGGAACGGCAGTTATCTGTCCGCTACGGCCACATTGGCATTCCCTACGTTTCCGCAGCCTTTGCCATGGATGAAAGCTGGGAGGATTTCGAACGGATCATCTTTGGATTGGCGAGTTGA